In Deinococcus puniceus, one genomic interval encodes:
- a CDS encoding MDR family oxidoreductase, producing the protein MTGETNEFFRALRMVKDEAGIRAEFQDLPLSALPEGDTLVQVQYSSLNYKDGLAVSGKPGVLRGYPMTPGIDLVGKVISCESGQWQPGDAVILTGWGIGERTDGGYAGLARVRSEWLVPLPPPSTPQWAMSVGTAGFTAMLAVLALEDHCVTPDRGEVLVTGAAGGVGSVAVALLAAAGFTVTASTGRPAEADYLRSLGAANVIGREDLPALKRPLEKERWGGVIDSVGGATLAGAIASTRTHGAVAACGLAGGSDLPTSVFPFILRGVMLIGIDSVTCPMHRRQAAWERLARDLPAEQLQAMTQIHPLEDVPALAQQILAGQVRGRVVIEVGG; encoded by the coding sequence ATGACCGGAGAGACAAATGAATTCTTCCGCGCCCTGCGGATGGTGAAAGATGAGGCGGGCATTCGGGCCGAGTTTCAAGACCTGCCGCTGTCGGCTCTGCCCGAAGGGGACACGTTGGTGCAGGTGCAGTATTCCAGTCTGAACTACAAAGACGGACTGGCGGTCTCCGGCAAACCCGGCGTGCTGCGCGGTTATCCCATGACGCCGGGCATCGATCTGGTCGGCAAAGTCATCTCCTGCGAATCGGGCCAGTGGCAACCGGGAGACGCCGTGATTCTGACGGGCTGGGGCATAGGCGAGCGCACCGACGGCGGGTATGCCGGGCTGGCGCGGGTGCGTTCCGAATGGCTGGTGCCCTTGCCGCCCCCAAGCACGCCGCAGTGGGCCATGAGCGTGGGCACGGCGGGATTTACGGCCATGCTGGCGGTCCTGGCCCTCGAAGATCATTGCGTAACGCCGGACAGGGGAGAGGTATTGGTCACGGGTGCGGCGGGTGGCGTGGGCAGCGTGGCCGTCGCACTCTTGGCTGCCGCAGGATTCACGGTCACGGCCAGCACAGGCCGCCCCGCCGAGGCCGACTATTTGCGGAGCTTGGGGGCCGCCAACGTTATTGGGCGCGAGGACTTGCCTGCCCTGAAGCGCCCGCTGGAAAAGGAACGCTGGGGGGGCGTAATCGACAGCGTAGGCGGCGCAACCTTGGCCGGAGCCATCGCCTCGACCCGCACGCACGGCGCGGTGGCGGCCTGTGGTTTGGCGGGCGGCAGCGACCTTCCCACCAGCGTGTTTCCCTTCATCTTGCGCGGCGTCATGCTGATCGGAATAGATTCGGTGACTTGCCCCATGCACCGCCGCCAGGCTGCGTGGGAACGCTTGGCCCGCGACCTGCCCGCCGAACAGTTGCAGGCCATGACCCAGATTCACCCGCTAGAGGACGTGCCCGCGCTTGCCCAGCAGATTCTGGCCGGACAGGTGCGCGGGCGCGTGGTCATCGAGGTCGGGGGCTAA
- a CDS encoding type II secretion system F family protein, which produces MPVFEYRVRDQSGKVLKSQMEAETLNQVRDTLRSKNLMIVEIKAPKSGMNADIKIPGLTDRPPGLKQVAIFSKQLATLINAGVPLVQSLAILQRQIESKNFQAILKILRNDVESGTPLSEAMAKHPKIFNRLYINLVRAGETSGTLDSVLERIASFQEKELALRGKLKSALTYPVVVLVFALGITYFLLTTIVPQFAGILAQLDAPLPLITQFLMAVSDFLRNSGLLVFVFIAAFVFAYRWYYKTPKGRMVIDDIKLRLPVFGPLIKKSAISSFARTFGLLIGSGVNIIESLEITKGTANNAVVEETIENAKNVVMVGEQMSSSLATSKVFPPMVVSMVSIGEETGALDTMLGKVGDFYDREVDEAVDSLTAAIEPLMIVFLGGIVGTIVAGMFLPMFAIIGQLSQ; this is translated from the coding sequence ATGCCGGTCTTCGAATATCGTGTCCGGGACCAGAGCGGCAAGGTCCTGAAGTCCCAGATGGAAGCCGAAACTCTCAATCAGGTGCGCGATACGCTGCGTTCCAAAAACCTAATGATTGTAGAGATCAAGGCTCCAAAGAGCGGTATGAACGCCGACATCAAGATTCCGGGCCTAACAGACCGTCCTCCCGGACTGAAGCAAGTGGCGATCTTTAGTAAACAATTGGCTACACTTATTAATGCGGGCGTGCCCCTGGTGCAGTCGCTGGCTATTTTGCAGCGTCAAATCGAGAGTAAGAATTTTCAGGCCATTCTAAAAATCCTTCGCAACGATGTAGAAAGCGGTACGCCTCTCAGCGAGGCAATGGCTAAACACCCTAAAATCTTTAACCGACTGTATATCAACCTTGTGCGTGCGGGCGAGACGAGCGGCACACTCGACAGCGTTCTGGAAAGAATTGCCAGCTTTCAGGAAAAAGAGTTGGCCCTGCGAGGCAAGCTTAAGAGTGCCTTGACCTACCCCGTCGTGGTGTTGGTCTTCGCTTTGGGGATCACTTACTTCTTGCTCACGACCATCGTGCCGCAATTTGCAGGAATTCTGGCCCAATTGGACGCCCCCCTTCCCCTCATCACTCAGTTCTTGATGGCGGTTTCTGATTTCCTCCGCAATAGTGGCTTGCTGGTTTTTGTCTTTATCGCCGCGTTCGTATTTGCCTACCGCTGGTATTACAAAACACCTAAAGGTCGCATGGTTATCGATGACATCAAGCTCCGGCTCCCTGTGTTCGGCCCACTGATCAAAAAGAGTGCAATTAGTTCTTTTGCCCGCACATTTGGTCTGCTGATCGGAAGTGGAGTGAATATCATTGAGAGCCTGGAAATTACAAAGGGAACAGCCAACAACGCAGTTGTAGAAGAGACGATTGAAAATGCCAAGAATGTGGTGATGGTGGGCGAGCAGATGAGTTCCAGTTTAGCGACCAGTAAAGTCTTCCCGCCGATGGTCGTCAGCATGGTGTCTATCGGAGAAGAAACGGGCGCTCTCGATACGATGTTGGGCAAAGTGGGCGATTTCTATGACCGCGAAGTGGATGAAGCAGTCGATAGCCTCACTGCTGCCATCGAACCATTGATGATCGTGTTCCTCGGCGGAATCGTCGGCACGATTGTGGCAGGGATGTTTTTGCCGATGTTCGCTATTATTGGGCAGCTCTCGCAATAA
- a CDS encoding transposase family protein: protein MKFQLLICTVTQRILGTATSAGAVHDLKLFRQSGVRLPNDTALIGDAGYQGLWRSHGQAITTHKATRASPLSADQRQENRVLAYTRQGIEHVIRRMKIFRVLKGIYRHRRRRFALRVQLIAALCNLTRARPA from the coding sequence CTGAAATTTCAGCTGCTGATCTGCACCGTGACTCAGCGCATTCTGGGCACCGCCACGAGCGCGGGGGCCGTTCATGACCTGAAACTGTTCCGTCAGTCGGGCGTGCGACTGCCCAACGATACCGCCCTGATCGGGGATGCCGGGTACCAGGGACTCTGGCGGAGCCACGGGCAGGCCATCACCACCCATAAGGCGACGCGTGCGTCGCCCCTATCCGCGGATCAGCGCCAAGAAAACCGCGTGCTCGCCTATACCCGGCAGGGCATTGAGCATGTCATTCGCCGGATGAAAATCTTTCGTGTCCTGAAGGGCATCTATCGCCATCGGCGGCGTCGGTTTGCCCTTCGAGTTCAGCTGATCGCTGCGCTCTGCAACCTGACCCGCGCACGTCCCGCCTGA
- a CDS encoding S8 family serine peptidase produces the protein MNHSAPLRLPLAALLTLSLMACTPDPAPVVPPVVPPPVVIAPPQPPVTPAPGPSRLSNQTVNLGTALSGTATQSFSGTWNVRNVPDWLAVSATAGSGDVNLTVTADRVQMAALAANVPTLSGDLILSWAAGTASGTVTWRVTADNYTLTGRVVDGAAAQSLSVSGADLQAGATAVENPAVTEARGVIVKYRAATAHNAVLDGKTLNAQPLGAQLSTAQLQGLQRSTDVLNQLGISPAQRRNLGGREVLLQTEKISPALAALRADPNVEYAVPNAVLRQQATPVMPSDQYAGLQWAYPLMGYGAVWRDMEGGAYTRPVTVAVIDSGVRFDHPDLAGQLWQPGEGALDVLSDAGNGDGNGVDSDPTDPSTPERVQNRTVDSHGTHVTGIIAARWGTIAPVGCPACSTSGVVGASYLAPIKVLPIRAIDVNGDITLADVTLSVRYAAGLRVPAITTNPHPAQVINLSLGGEISADDAAPMCDAIAEARTAGALVVAAGGNGGSTVPTYPAACSAAVSVASVSLSGASAPTHAPYSSAYDAVQLSAPGGTDPNSPTAFNGGTFNGAAFPDMILSTGWDYGRNQPAYMAEVGTSQAAPQVAALAALLLSKGVTSTPADTLARLNATATDLGAAGRDPKFGFGMINAAAALNAPATSSGVGLRLQDSLGNSYQPVLDSLGRFTALLPNGTFRVVAGRDLNSNGVYGEVDEAKQERSVNLGPSTPSTDVGTLTVGN, from the coding sequence ATGAATCACTCTGCGCCTCTGCGTTTGCCTCTGGCTGCCCTGCTGACCCTGTCGCTGATGGCCTGCACGCCTGATCCGGCCCCGGTGGTGCCGCCTGTGGTGCCTCCGCCCGTGGTGATCGCGCCGCCCCAGCCGCCTGTCACTCCGGCTCCCGGCCCCAGCCGCCTCAGCAACCAGACCGTGAACCTCGGTACGGCGCTGTCGGGCACGGCCACGCAGAGCTTTAGCGGCACTTGGAATGTTCGGAACGTGCCCGATTGGCTGGCTGTCTCGGCAACGGCGGGCAGCGGAGACGTGAACCTGACGGTAACCGCAGACCGCGTGCAGATGGCGGCGCTGGCGGCCAATGTGCCCACCCTCAGCGGCGACCTGATCCTCAGCTGGGCGGCGGGTACGGCCAGCGGCACCGTGACTTGGCGGGTGACGGCAGACAACTACACCCTGACGGGCCGCGTGGTGGACGGCGCGGCGGCCCAAAGCCTGAGCGTCAGTGGAGCCGATCTTCAGGCCGGGGCCACAGCCGTAGAAAATCCAGCCGTCACAGAGGCGCGGGGCGTGATCGTGAAATACCGGGCCGCGACGGCCCACAACGCTGTGCTGGACGGCAAAACTCTGAATGCTCAGCCCCTCGGAGCGCAGCTGTCTACGGCCCAACTTCAGGGCTTGCAACGCTCTACCGACGTGCTGAACCAGTTGGGAATCTCGCCTGCCCAGCGCCGCAACTTGGGTGGCCGCGAAGTCCTGCTTCAGACCGAAAAGATTTCGCCTGCCCTCGCCGCACTGCGGGCCGACCCGAATGTGGAATACGCCGTGCCCAACGCCGTCTTGCGCCAACAGGCCACGCCCGTGATGCCCAGCGACCAATACGCGGGCCTTCAGTGGGCCTATCCGCTGATGGGCTACGGGGCCGTGTGGCGCGACATGGAAGGCGGCGCGTACACCCGGCCCGTGACGGTGGCGGTCATCGATTCCGGCGTGCGCTTCGACCATCCGGATTTGGCGGGGCAACTGTGGCAGCCGGGCGAAGGCGCGCTGGACGTGCTGAGCGACGCGGGCAACGGCGACGGCAACGGCGTGGACAGCGACCCGACCGACCCCAGCACGCCGGAGCGCGTCCAGAACCGGACAGTCGACAGCCACGGCACCCACGTGACCGGAATCATCGCTGCCCGCTGGGGTACGATTGCGCCGGTGGGCTGCCCCGCGTGCAGCACGAGCGGCGTGGTCGGTGCGTCGTATCTCGCGCCCATCAAGGTGCTGCCGATCCGGGCCATCGACGTGAACGGCGACATCACTTTGGCCGACGTGACCCTCTCGGTGCGCTATGCGGCGGGCCTGCGCGTGCCCGCCATCACCACCAATCCGCACCCGGCACAGGTCATCAACCTGAGTCTGGGCGGAGAAATCAGTGCTGACGACGCCGCGCCCATGTGTGACGCCATTGCCGAAGCCCGCACTGCCGGGGCGTTGGTGGTGGCCGCAGGCGGCAACGGCGGCAGCACCGTGCCTACCTATCCCGCCGCGTGTTCGGCAGCCGTTTCGGTGGCCAGCGTGTCGCTTTCGGGGGCCAGTGCGCCCACCCACGCGCCTTACAGCAGCGCCTACGACGCCGTGCAACTCAGTGCGCCCGGCGGCACCGATCCCAACAGCCCCACGGCGTTCAATGGCGGCACCTTCAACGGCGCGGCCTTCCCCGACATGATCTTGTCTACGGGTTGGGACTATGGGCGCAATCAGCCCGCCTACATGGCCGAAGTCGGTACGAGTCAGGCCGCGCCGCAAGTGGCTGCCTTGGCCGCCCTACTGCTCAGCAAAGGCGTGACCAGCACGCCTGCCGATACCCTGGCCCGCCTGAACGCCACCGCCACCGACCTTGGCGCGGCAGGACGCGACCCCAAGTTCGGCTTCGGCATGATCAATGCTGCCGCTGCCCTGAACGCGCCCGCGACCAGTAGCGGCGTGGGCCTGCGCCTGCAAGATTCGCTGGGCAACTCCTATCAGCCTGTGCTGGACAGCTTGGGCCGCTTTACCGCCCTGCTCCCCAACGGCACGTTCCGGGTGGTGGCAGGCCGCGACCTGAACAGCAACGGCGTGTACGGTGAAGTGGACGAAGCCAAGCAGGAACGCAGCGTGAACCTTGGCCCCAGCACGCCCAGCACCGACGTGGGGACGCTGACGGTGGGGAACTGA
- a CDS encoding amidase family protein: MPTSLLPDPILDLDVCALAAATRRGDLTASEVTRAYLSRLKAHNPRLHAVITVNPQAEAEATHLDTLPEAKRGPLHGVPLLIKDNIDVAGLPTTAGSLLMLAHVPAADAPLVARLRAAGAVLLGKANLTEWANFMTLGMPNGFSGAGGQTVNPWNVLLGGGVRDTGGSSSGSGVAVAARLCAAAIGTETSGSIVSPAHQSGVVGVKPTVGLVPRTGVVPISSSQDTAGPLTRSVRDAALLLSVMAGPDEQDAASRRLPVPDLILASNALEGAHIGIIRDEPHLTPEETAALAVAETHLKAAGATLHDLSFPTRTEMSGWQLEVLEYEFKATLNAYLSGVQHGPHSMSDLIDQIDEDPARLAPYGQTLLHAANGTRGDLSERSYAHARQRDLDLNATRGLDALYAEGLDAIVFPGIHGYGIVAKAGYPSLALPVPLPDSPPCGILLTSPAGSDARLMALAAHLNTALGGVQFPPDPSLPSAPNQPTA; the protein is encoded by the coding sequence GTGCCCACCTCACTCCTGCCCGACCCGATCCTAGACCTTGACGTCTGTGCCTTGGCCGCCGCCACACGCCGGGGCGACCTGACGGCCAGCGAGGTCACGAGGGCGTACTTGTCGCGCCTGAAGGCCCACAATCCGCGCCTGCACGCGGTCATCACGGTGAATCCGCAGGCCGAGGCCGAGGCCACTCATCTGGATACCCTGCCCGAAGCCAAACGCGGGCCGCTGCACGGCGTGCCGCTGCTGATCAAAGACAACATAGACGTGGCAGGCCTGCCGACCACCGCCGGAAGCCTGTTGATGCTGGCGCACGTTCCTGCTGCCGACGCGCCGCTGGTGGCACGGTTGCGGGCGGCGGGCGCGGTGCTGCTGGGCAAAGCCAACCTGACCGAGTGGGCCAACTTCATGACGCTGGGCATGCCCAACGGCTTCAGCGGCGCGGGCGGCCAAACGGTCAATCCTTGGAATGTGCTACTGGGCGGCGGCGTGCGCGACACGGGCGGAAGCTCCAGCGGCAGCGGCGTGGCGGTGGCGGCCCGGCTGTGTGCAGCGGCCATCGGCACCGAAACCAGTGGCAGCATCGTCAGTCCAGCGCACCAAAGCGGCGTGGTGGGCGTCAAGCCGACGGTGGGGCTGGTGCCGCGTACAGGCGTGGTGCCCATCAGTTCCAGTCAGGATACGGCTGGCCCGCTGACCCGCTCGGTGCGCGACGCGGCCCTGCTGCTGTCGGTCATGGCTGGCCCCGACGAACAGGACGCCGCCAGCCGACGCCTGCCTGTGCCCGACCTGATTCTCGCCAGCAATGCCCTAGAAGGCGCACACATCGGCATTATTCGGGATGAGCCGCACCTGACGCCCGAAGAAACGGCGGCCTTGGCAGTGGCCGAAACTCACCTGAAGGCGGCGGGCGCGACCCTGCACGACCTCTCCTTCCCCACCCGCACCGAGATGTCGGGCTGGCAACTGGAGGTGCTGGAATACGAGTTCAAGGCGACCCTCAACGCTTACCTCAGCGGCGTGCAGCACGGCCCGCACTCCATGTCCGACCTGATAGACCAGATTGACGAAGACCCGGCCCGCCTCGCCCCCTACGGCCAAACGCTGCTGCACGCGGCCAACGGCACACGCGGCGATCTCAGCGAACGCAGCTACGCGCACGCCCGCCAGCGCGACCTCGATCTGAATGCCACACGTGGTCTAGACGCCCTATACGCCGAGGGTCTGGACGCCATCGTGTTCCCCGGCATTCACGGGTACGGCATCGTGGCCAAGGCGGGCTATCCCAGTCTGGCGCTGCCCGTGCCCCTCCCCGACTCCCCCCCATGCGGCATCCTGCTGACCAGTCCTGCCGGAAGCGACGCCCGCCTGATGGCACTGGCGGCCCACCTGAATACGGCCCTCGGCGGCGTGCAATTCCCGCCCGATCCCTCGTTGCCCAGTGCCCCGAACCAGCCCACCGCTTGA
- a CDS encoding transposase family protein, whose product MERDRLTRTLKMNRKQFRRRTGVYPETFAEMETVLAQREERKKKSGRPAALSVAEQLLMTLEFWREYRTFAHLGDDWGVHETTVHRTVERVEAALIGSARFQMPRKRVFQEAQLVYSIVAVDASEVPCERPKKNSAAGTAARKNAIP is encoded by the coding sequence GTGGAGCGAGACCGTCTGACACGCACGCTGAAGATGAATCGCAAGCAGTTTCGTCGACGCACCGGGGTTTACCCGGAAACCTTTGCCGAGATGGAAACGGTGCTTGCACAACGGGAAGAACGGAAAAAGAAATCTGGCCGCCCAGCCGCGCTCAGCGTGGCTGAACAACTCCTGATGACGCTGGAATTCTGGCGTGAGTACCGTACCTTCGCACACCTGGGTGACGACTGGGGCGTGCATGAAACCACCGTGCACCGCACGGTGGAACGCGTGGAAGCGGCCTTGATTGGCAGTGCGCGGTTCCAGATGCCCAGGAAACGCGTATTTCAGGAAGCGCAGCTCGTCTACAGCATCGTCGCCGTCGATGCTTCTGAAGTGCCGTGTGAACGGCCCAAAAAAAACAGCGCCGCTGGTACAGCGGCAAGAAAAAACGCCATACCCTGA
- a CDS encoding DUF4388 domain-containing protein, whose protein sequence is MTKSNASLDTFDFLELLSMLSGSSKTGALSVHRPDGLFQCWLENGRVRHLDFEGVEGVPALVKLLLDPQGRFHFEDGLTHPTPRMDATLDEVAFEALDGLPEHKPPFDGPARLPSPQRVAAMRWTLQEQDVLRQIEAQRPLSDLTADPYARRMLAKLIRMGLLSPRKSRVARLSVTVTREVRGVVVIDDLILRRWKDDLVRPPQHIAIRDDAGRIHTLPVRSGPDLGAQLLIPTDLLMRTGLRAGDSVLVRPV, encoded by the coding sequence ATGACCAAATCCAACGCCAGCCTCGACACCTTCGACTTTTTGGAACTGCTCTCTATGCTTTCCGGAAGCAGCAAAACAGGCGCTCTCTCGGTACATCGGCCAGATGGGCTTTTTCAGTGCTGGCTCGAAAATGGGCGGGTGCGGCACCTCGACTTTGAAGGTGTGGAGGGCGTGCCCGCCTTGGTGAAGTTGCTGCTTGACCCACAGGGGCGATTTCATTTTGAAGACGGTCTGACCCACCCTACCCCCCGCATGGACGCCACACTGGACGAGGTGGCGTTTGAAGCGCTGGACGGCTTGCCGGAACACAAGCCGCCCTTCGATGGCCCCGCCCGCCTGCCCTCACCGCAGCGCGTGGCCGCCATGCGCTGGACACTGCAAGAACAAGATGTGCTGCGCCAGATCGAGGCCCAGCGCCCCCTGTCCGATCTGACCGCCGACCCTTACGCCCGCCGGATGCTGGCAAAGCTGATCCGAATGGGCCTGCTTTCTCCGCGCAAATCCCGCGTGGCCCGCCTGAGCGTGACGGTCACCCGCGAAGTTCGCGGCGTCGTCGTGATTGACGACCTGATCCTGAGACGCTGGAAAGATGACTTGGTGCGGCCCCCGCAACACATCGCTATTCGTGACGATGCGGGGAGAATCCACACCCTACCTGTTCGCAGCGGCCCCGACCTCGGCGCACAATTGCTGATTCCCACCGACCTGCTGATGAGAACCGGGTTGCGGGCCGGAGACAGCGTGCTGGTGCGCCCCGTCTGA
- the scpB gene encoding SMC-Scp complex subunit ScpB, with amino-acid sequence MTGPALAAPTRSALIGAALLAAGRPVTVAELAHLLSLPPESAVQAMTTYTRALADADAGFTVEAVAGGYRLVVLPALAAHLAPILSPPPLPALSAAALEVLAIVAYRQPVTRAEIEAMRGASAGTVVTLQERELVKVLGRSDAVGGPLLYGTTDKFLLEFGLSTVKDLPELDGTDFSHLLRG; translated from the coding sequence ATGACTGGCCCTGCTCTTGCTGCTCCCACCCGTTCTGCCCTGATCGGCGCGGCACTCTTGGCCGCCGGACGCCCCGTGACGGTGGCGGAACTGGCCCACCTGCTGAGCCTGCCGCCCGAATCGGCGGTGCAGGCCATGACCACCTACACACGTGCATTGGCCGACGCCGACGCCGGATTTACCGTGGAGGCGGTGGCGGGCGGATACCGCTTGGTGGTGCTGCCTGCCCTCGCCGCGCACCTCGCGCCCATCCTGTCGCCGCCGCCGTTGCCCGCCCTCAGCGCCGCCGCGCTGGAAGTGCTGGCGATTGTCGCCTACCGCCAACCCGTCACGCGGGCCGAAATAGAAGCCATGCGCGGCGCGAGTGCCGGAACGGTGGTGACCTTGCAAGAGCGCGAACTCGTGAAGGTGTTGGGCCGCAGCGACGCCGTGGGTGGGCCGCTGCTATACGGCACCACCGACAAGTTTTTGCTGGAATTCGGGCTGTCCACCGTCAAAGACCTGCCCGAACTGGACGGCACAGACTTTTCGCACCTCCTGCGCGGCTGA
- a CDS encoding L-threonylcarbamoyladenylate synthase: MLTSSNHSSFGPQLRQAILALEAGQVVGYPSETVWGLAAHAARPGAVQALTLRKGREEGKPIQMSCSDVQAVQAVAHWNAGLEAVAAFWPGPLTVVTAARPTCPPDLAPGGWVGVRVPDHPVIQALLAHCGGLLATTSLNPSGQPAARTVAEARAYALADLLLPDTDQAVYSGSGKTAGVASTVIQLPAEPQQAARILREGGLPFPVLAEALARVGILLVSPT; the protein is encoded by the coding sequence ATGCTCACGTCATCCAACCACTCATCATTCGGGCCGCAGCTTCGGCAGGCCATCCTCGCCCTCGAAGCCGGGCAGGTTGTCGGCTATCCAAGTGAAACCGTATGGGGGCTGGCGGCCCACGCCGCGCGTCCGGGCGCAGTGCAGGCGCTGACGCTCCGCAAGGGCCGGGAAGAAGGCAAGCCTATTCAGATGTCTTGTTCAGATGTGCAGGCCGTGCAGGCGGTGGCCCACTGGAACGCCGGACTCGAGGCGGTAGCGGCCTTTTGGCCCGGCCCACTCACGGTGGTCACGGCGGCCCGGCCCACCTGCCCCCCTGACCTCGCGCCCGGCGGCTGGGTGGGGGTACGCGTGCCCGATCACCCGGTCATTCAGGCGTTGCTGGCCCACTGCGGCGGCCTCCTCGCCACCACCAGCCTGAATCCCAGCGGTCAACCTGCCGCCCGCACTGTTGCCGAGGCGCGGGCCTATGCTCTGGCCGATCTATTGCTGCCGGACACCGATCAGGCGGTCTATTCCGGTTCAGGCAAGACCGCCGGGGTCGCCAGCACCGTCATTCAGTTGCCTGCCGAACCCCAGCAGGCGGCGCGGATATTGCGTGAAGGCGGGCTGCCTTTCCCGGTGCTGGCCGAAGCTCTGGCGCGAGTCGGCATCCTTCTGGTGTCACCCACATGA
- a CDS encoding prephenate dehydratase, whose amino-acid sequence MSHGEIGHPPEPTEAPRGVTVAFQGNPGAYGEIAALNAVPHTAHTRGYPTFHEVARAVESGEADFGVLPVENSLMGAIHQAIDLLSDTELHVIGEVVVRVSHCLMALPGVALEDVRRVSSQQPALDQCTGLIRKYNLQPVAAHDTAGSAKDLAARGARDEAVIASARAAELYGLNILAREIEDESFNFTRFMILSRHEGEISDAPHKTSLIFAVRHTPGFLVETLNELRGLNLSRIESRPRRDRAWSYLMYIDIEGDARDPKVAQALAGVLRKASYARIIGSYPVAQNTVG is encoded by the coding sequence ATGAGTCACGGCGAGATCGGTCACCCTCCTGAACCTACCGAAGCACCGCGGGGCGTCACGGTGGCTTTTCAGGGCAACCCCGGCGCATACGGCGAAATTGCCGCGCTGAACGCTGTGCCGCACACGGCGCACACCCGCGGCTATCCCACCTTTCATGAGGTGGCCCGCGCTGTGGAATCGGGCGAGGCCGACTTCGGTGTGCTGCCAGTCGAAAACAGCCTGATGGGGGCCATTCATCAGGCCATAGACCTGCTCTCGGATACCGAACTGCACGTGATCGGGGAGGTGGTGGTGCGGGTGAGCCACTGCCTGATGGCGCTGCCGGGCGTAGCCCTAGAAGACGTGCGGCGCGTCTCGTCGCAGCAGCCCGCGCTCGATCAATGTACGGGCCTGATTCGCAAGTACAACCTTCAGCCGGTGGCCGCGCACGATACGGCGGGCAGCGCCAAAGACCTTGCTGCACGGGGCGCACGAGATGAAGCCGTGATCGCCTCGGCCCGCGCCGCCGAGTTGTACGGCCTGAATATTCTGGCCCGTGAAATAGAAGACGAATCCTTCAACTTCACGCGCTTCATGATCTTGTCGCGGCATGAGGGTGAAATTTCGGACGCGCCGCACAAGACCAGCCTGATCTTCGCGGTGCGCCACACGCCCGGTTTTCTGGTGGAAACCCTGAACGAGTTGCGCGGCCTGAACCTCTCGCGCATCGAGTCGCGCCCGCGCCGTGACCGGGCGTGGAGTTACCTGATGTACATAGACATTGAGGGTGACGCCCGTGACCCGAAAGTGGCGCAGGCGTTGGCCGGGGTGCTGCGGAAGGCCAGCTATGCCCGGATCATCGGCAGCTATCCGGTGGCGCAGAATACGGTGGGGTAA
- a CDS encoding response regulator: protein MRPLQVLLVDDNPAARGLAEEAFSLSGQPCEVTMMESGDDALAALMDKNGIRPDVVLLDINMPGMDGFEVLEAMKAQPHLRPIPVVMLSGSSAPQDIRKAYTLHANAYLVKSVEFQTFLTQIEDFVVFWTQARLTTRSDELE from the coding sequence ATGCGCCCTCTTCAGGTTCTCTTGGTCGATGACAATCCGGCGGCGCGTGGGCTGGCCGAAGAAGCCTTCTCTCTCTCTGGGCAACCCTGCGAAGTCACGATGATGGAAAGTGGTGACGACGCGCTGGCCGCCTTGATGGACAAAAATGGGATTCGGCCGGATGTCGTGCTGCTGGACATCAACATGCCCGGTATGGACGGCTTCGAGGTACTCGAGGCGATGAAGGCGCAACCGCATCTTCGTCCGATTCCGGTGGTCATGCTCAGCGGTTCCTCTGCGCCGCAGGATATTCGCAAGGCGTACACGCTGCACGCCAACGCCTACCTCGTCAAGTCGGTGGAATTTCAGACGTTCCTGACCCAGATCGAGGATTTCGTGGTTTTCTGGACACAGGCCCGCTTAACCACCCGGTCAGACGAATTGGAGTAG
- a CDS encoding metal-binding protein yields the protein MGGVPSGRVHNLINVAVYSVLAGGVLLASSQNVLTIPPVQAVYFTLAYAAGTFLLSPDLDLAEGHVNSKRYWGVLGFLWAPYGMMFSHRGISHTWVVGPLTRLVYLGLMVGIVVGLLSLVFPGIRLPALPEASGVAALWPALWPLLLGYYLSQWLHLMADGVRPDHGMRHGMKKIRKRF from the coding sequence ATGGGCGGCGTGCCCAGTGGACGAGTTCATAATCTGATCAATGTTGCCGTGTATTCCGTGTTGGCGGGCGGCGTCCTTCTTGCTTCTAGCCAAAATGTATTGACCATTCCGCCCGTACAGGCCGTGTATTTCACGCTGGCCTACGCCGCCGGAACTTTCCTGCTGTCGCCCGATCTGGATTTGGCCGAGGGGCACGTCAACAGCAAACGCTATTGGGGCGTGCTGGGCTTTTTGTGGGCACCCTACGGCATGATGTTCAGTCACCGGGGCATCTCTCATACGTGGGTGGTGGGGCCGCTCACCCGGCTGGTGTATCTTGGCCTGATGGTGGGCATCGTGGTCGGCCTGCTGTCGCTGGTGTTTCCCGGTATACGCCTGCCCGCCCTGCCCGAAGCCAGTGGCGTCGCCGCACTCTGGCCCGCGCTGTGGCCGCTGTTGCTCGGCTATTACCTCAGCCAGTGGCTGCACCTGATGGCCGACGGCGTGCGCCCCGATCACGGCATGCGCCACGGCATGAAGAAGATTCGCAAGCGGTTTTAG